A section of the Candidatus Paceibacterota bacterium genome encodes:
- a CDS encoding class I SAM-dependent methyltransferase — translation MFELYSSDYVDQGENEQLPSEESPPTKFSDLEAYLKERTRGLGESFLDYGCGADPISFKFAQENGLTPSGMELSADVRELAELNTGVKLLSREEIQAGNRSFDIVFLGDVLEHLVDPIVELKFLRMKMSPKGILLAQGPLQGAMTLTHLIVRFFAWTTRGKLTSYPPYHVSLASSISMKKLLETSGFQLTYMKTFEVDWPAPTFQDLKRSFTLRNLILYTSKQIDLVLARMLPNYGTRYFLSATLENQL, via the coding sequence AGGTGAAAACGAGCAACTTCCTTCGGAGGAGTCACCTCCCACAAAGTTTTCAGATCTTGAGGCTTATCTGAAAGAGCGCACTAGGGGGCTTGGCGAGTCATTTCTTGACTATGGGTGTGGTGCAGATCCGATCTCCTTTAAATTTGCTCAAGAAAATGGTCTCACTCCTTCAGGCATGGAACTAAGCGCCGATGTGCGGGAATTGGCCGAACTAAATACTGGTGTCAAATTGCTTTCACGAGAAGAAATTCAAGCTGGAAACCGGAGTTTTGATATTGTATTTCTCGGAGATGTTCTTGAGCATCTCGTAGATCCGATTGTAGAACTGAAATTCTTGCGAATGAAAATGTCCCCGAAGGGGATACTTCTTGCTCAAGGCCCTCTTCAAGGTGCCATGACACTTACGCATCTAATTGTGCGTTTTTTCGCTTGGACGACAAGAGGAAAACTAACCTCATATCCTCCCTATCACGTTTCTTTGGCCTCATCTATTTCAATGAAAAAATTGTTGGAAACGAGTGGCTTTCAATTAACCTACATGAAGACATTTGAGGTCGATTGGCCAGCGCCGACCTTTCAAGACTTAAAACGCAGTTTTACGCTTCGAAACTTGATACTTTATACCTCGAAGCAGATCGACTTAGTGCTGGCTCGAATGTTGCCGAATTACGGCACTCGTTACTTTCTATCCGCTACTTTGGAGAATCAATTGTGA
- a CDS encoding glycosyltransferase family A protein, with product MDTLVSIVIPNYNGALFLEDAVSSALEQDYPNKEIIVVDDGSSDNSVELLKAFSQEIVLIETKNRGASAARNAGILAARGEYVAFLDSDDIWQKNKLSIQMEIMVARNLDLVYCHGQDFGGKESQNQYHEAIFEGDCYQYFKEFPGRAIIVMGCSGAIIRKSRLERSGCFDEAFRGPAEDWDFFRRYCRDAKVGFCDQVLVRRRIHLNNLSNRSLTEYYLGNRRALLKMFTEDPQIGFLERRLIWVKFHFSSAKSFAKGRLYLDAVRSILRMCLPVTD from the coding sequence ATGGATACGCTAGTTTCAATTGTAATACCAAATTACAACGGCGCGCTCTTCCTGGAAGATGCGGTTTCGAGCGCGCTTGAGCAGGATTATCCCAATAAAGAGATCATTGTAGTTGACGATGGCTCGAGTGATAATTCTGTTGAACTCCTCAAGGCATTTAGCCAAGAGATTGTATTGATAGAGACAAAAAATCGGGGAGCTTCAGCGGCCAGAAACGCAGGCATTCTGGCTGCAAGGGGCGAATATGTAGCGTTTTTGGATAGTGATGATATTTGGCAAAAAAACAAACTGAGCATTCAAATGGAAATTATGGTGGCAAGGAATTTAGATCTCGTTTATTGCCACGGACAAGATTTTGGAGGTAAGGAAAGCCAAAATCAATATCACGAGGCAATATTTGAGGGTGACTGCTATCAATATTTTAAAGAATTTCCAGGCCGCGCGATTATTGTTATGGGGTGTAGCGGAGCGATAATTCGAAAATCTCGCCTTGAAAGATCTGGTTGTTTTGATGAAGCTTTCAGGGGACCCGCAGAGGACTGGGACTTCTTTCGAAGATATTGCAGGGACGCAAAAGTTGGTTTCTGTGATCAGGTTCTCGTTCGTCGTAGGATTCATTTGAATAATCTAAGTAATCGTTCTCTAACAGAATATTATCTGGGCAATAGAAGAGCACTTTTGAAAATGTTTACCGAGGATCCCCAAATCGGTTTTCTTGAAAGAAGACTCATCTGGGTGAAGTTCCATTTTAGTTCTGCAAAATCCTTTGCAAAGGGTCGTCTGTATCTCGATGCAGTTCGCTCAATCCTTCGAATGTGTCTTCCAGTCACAGACTGA
- a CDS encoding glycosyltransferase has protein sequence MKQNHLIHIVESSGRHMWLERLIEHLDSNGFSQSVITLESRGEINEYLERSSVNVFSPKSSSRLVAVLESAYLIRRARIKGARNFLLLHGHMASIAGMIGGRVTKTNFGVIHHMQPKYFEFMRSRKPFRGFIHQRIYRCYVRRAQMVQSLSREVTDSIIASGCDPRRILSVGHGVDFTSFYKSMGDSSGDLILKSGYPRVLAVGRLAWEKNYPLALESFAQLLRSYPNAQLLIAGTGPLENDIKSMIVKLGLGDSVSLLGRVKNVPRLMAECDLFLHLAVTESYGQVYIEACLANLPIFTLPAGVAMDLAAEGNPLVHILAGTSPEVISEQIVEFLRVANDASRDIAPPKIDYGKHDQRIVFQEMVDFLTRLLPELD, from the coding sequence GTGAAACAAAACCATCTGATTCACATTGTCGAATCCTCCGGAAGACATATGTGGCTGGAGAGATTGATAGAACACCTGGACTCAAATGGCTTTTCGCAATCGGTGATTACTTTGGAGAGCCGAGGGGAGATAAACGAATATTTGGAAAGAAGTTCGGTGAACGTATTTTCTCCGAAGAGTAGTAGTCGACTAGTTGCCGTCTTGGAGTCCGCGTACTTGATACGGCGCGCGCGGATAAAGGGAGCCAGGAATTTCCTTCTGCTTCACGGACACATGGCATCGATTGCCGGCATGATCGGTGGGAGAGTTACAAAAACAAATTTTGGAGTGATTCATCATATGCAACCTAAATATTTTGAATTTATGAGATCTCGAAAGCCGTTTAGGGGTTTCATTCACCAAAGAATCTACCGTTGCTACGTTAGGCGTGCTCAGATGGTCCAATCTTTATCGAGGGAGGTGACCGATTCAATTATCGCTTCAGGCTGTGACCCAAGACGTATTTTGTCTGTGGGTCATGGCGTGGATTTCACTTCGTTCTACAAGTCCATGGGAGACTCGAGCGGTGACTTGATACTCAAATCGGGTTACCCGCGCGTCCTCGCCGTGGGTCGTCTCGCGTGGGAGAAGAACTATCCCTTAGCTCTTGAATCTTTCGCTCAGCTTTTGCGTTCGTACCCCAACGCGCAACTCCTTATAGCTGGGACCGGCCCTTTAGAAAATGACATTAAATCAATGATTGTGAAATTGGGATTGGGTGACAGCGTATCCTTGCTGGGGAGAGTTAAAAACGTGCCAAGACTAATGGCAGAATGCGACCTATTTCTCCACTTGGCAGTGACGGAGTCCTATGGCCAAGTCTATATCGAAGCTTGTTTGGCGAATTTGCCGATATTCACGCTTCCCGCAGGAGTTGCAATGGATCTGGCTGCGGAAGGAAACCCTCTCGTCCACATATTGGCAGGCACATCGCCTGAGGTAATCAGTGAACAGATTGTGGAGTTTTTGAGAGTTGCAAATGATGCGTCACGAGACATAGCACCGCCAAAGATTGACTATGGAAAGCACGATCAACGAATTGTTTTCCAGGAAATGGTGGATTTTTTGACTCGCCTGCTTCCGGAGTTGGATTGA
- the asnB gene encoding asparagine synthase (glutamine-hydrolyzing), with amino-acid sequence MCGIAGRVGTHAGSREVLKKMTDSLLHRGPDDEGFFVLPGVELGARRLSIIDVQGGHQPIVTKNDEVAVAFNGEIYNFVELRKELLSRGCPLKTQGDTEVIAYLYLLDGVEFVHKLRGMFAISIWDARSQTLLLIRDRMGEKPLLYSTKADGGMDFASEAKALLRVGAAREADLRAVDFVLAFGYAPPPMTGFSSIAALPPGHLLRWRAGKISIERYWKFDSSKKEAFTEESAKEAVHAALEDSVKMMMVSERPLGVFLSGGVDSTLVTALAAKNSMQKLKTFSVGFKDQRFDESKYAKTVSDHLGTDHHELIVDPDPLEMVEILTSTLDRPFADSSVILSFLLSEFARSEVVVTLGGDGGDEALGGYSRYLMLERRHAANVALKILSPLSPFLGKFESQSNGRVFSRLEGALRPYPNKQARYRGMVSLVHDSERAKLWQGSVAGGRGGGGPGEWFDSIWQNASALGARDRALAVDIETYLPEDLNFKTDIASMAHGLELRAPFQDHKFMELCGSISPDLKFRHRTTKYLLKEIAKKYVPENIIDRKKMGFGFPRASWMRNELSSQVSEVLLGSTARNRGWFNQTEVSRLIDVHKGGVDKDRILWPLFVIELWAQKWLD; translated from the coding sequence ATGTGCGGTATCGCGGGGAGAGTTGGCACTCACGCTGGAAGTCGAGAAGTCTTAAAGAAGATGACTGACTCCCTTCTTCATCGTGGTCCAGATGACGAAGGTTTTTTTGTACTCCCTGGTGTCGAACTCGGGGCACGTCGGCTTTCAATCATTGATGTGCAAGGCGGGCATCAACCAATCGTGACTAAGAACGACGAAGTTGCTGTTGCATTCAATGGCGAGATATATAACTTCGTGGAGTTGAGGAAGGAATTACTCTCTCGTGGTTGCCCTCTAAAGACCCAAGGTGACACGGAAGTCATCGCTTATCTTTATCTGTTGGATGGTGTCGAATTTGTTCATAAATTGCGGGGAATGTTTGCAATAAGCATCTGGGATGCAAGAAGTCAGACTTTATTGTTGATTCGCGATCGGATGGGCGAGAAGCCCCTTCTCTACAGCACCAAGGCAGATGGTGGAATGGACTTTGCCTCAGAAGCTAAAGCGCTACTGAGAGTCGGTGCGGCAAGAGAGGCAGATTTGAGAGCCGTGGATTTCGTTCTTGCATTTGGGTATGCCCCTCCACCTATGACCGGTTTTTCTTCGATCGCCGCACTTCCTCCGGGTCACCTTCTCAGATGGAGGGCGGGAAAGATTTCGATTGAGAGATATTGGAAATTTGATTCGTCAAAAAAAGAAGCATTTACGGAGGAATCGGCGAAGGAGGCAGTACACGCAGCACTAGAAGATTCGGTCAAGATGATGATGGTCTCCGAACGACCTTTGGGTGTCTTCTTAAGCGGTGGGGTGGATTCGACCCTTGTAACTGCCTTGGCTGCTAAGAATTCAATGCAGAAACTAAAAACCTTCTCTGTTGGATTTAAAGATCAGCGATTTGATGAATCGAAGTACGCCAAGACCGTTTCGGATCATCTTGGCACTGATCATCATGAACTCATTGTCGACCCAGATCCTCTCGAGATGGTTGAGATTTTGACATCGACTCTTGACCGACCATTCGCCGACTCTTCTGTAATTCTTTCATTTCTGTTGAGTGAGTTTGCTCGATCCGAAGTGGTGGTTACCTTGGGTGGAGACGGAGGCGATGAGGCACTGGGAGGGTATTCGCGTTATCTCATGCTAGAAAGACGGCATGCCGCCAATGTTGCCCTGAAAATACTTTCACCACTCTCGCCATTTCTCGGAAAATTCGAATCTCAGTCCAACGGAAGAGTATTTTCCAGATTGGAGGGCGCTCTACGCCCATATCCAAACAAGCAAGCTCGATATAGAGGAATGGTCTCTTTGGTACATGACAGCGAACGTGCCAAGCTTTGGCAAGGAAGCGTCGCTGGAGGAAGGGGCGGTGGCGGTCCAGGCGAGTGGTTTGACTCAATCTGGCAGAATGCGAGCGCACTTGGTGCGAGGGATCGAGCGCTGGCCGTCGATATCGAAACTTACCTTCCCGAGGATCTCAATTTCAAAACTGATATTGCATCGATGGCACACGGTTTGGAGCTGCGTGCTCCCTTCCAGGACCATAAATTCATGGAACTCTGCGGGAGTATTAGTCCGGATTTGAAATTCCGTCATAGGACGACCAAATATTTATTGAAAGAGATCGCAAAGAAGTATGTGCCTGAAAACATAATTGATAGAAAGAAGATGGGATTTGGTTTTCCGCGCGCCAGTTGGATGAGAAATGAACTCAGCTCACAGGTGTCGGAAGTGCTTCTTGGCTCGACCGCCAGAAATCGGGGATGGTTTAATCAGACTGAAGTGAGTCGCTTAATAGATGTTCATAAAGGTGGAGTGGATAAGGATCGCATTCTTTGGCCGCTCTTCGTCATCGAACTTTGGGCGCAGAAGTGGCTAGATTGA